TGAGATCCCTGACACCTACACCCAAACGGAGAGCGGCGCAGAGCCCCCAGGGCCTGACGGCGGGGGCCCCAACGGCCACTTCAACGCCCGCTTGGAGAAGATTGTGGACAAGAGCACAAAGGGGAAGCACGTCAATGTCTCCAATTCGGGCCGCttcaaagagaagaagaaagtccGAGCCACGCTGGCGGAGAACCCCAACCTCTTTGATGACAGGGAGGGCAAAGGACAGTGAAGGGGGCCAGGGAGGATGCGAGCACCTCCCCACTGCCTGCCGTCAGCCGGATCTGAGACGGGAGCTCACCACGCTGGCCTCTTTGGCCACAGCTGAAGCCTCGGCGGCAGTTGATGCCTGCTGGCAGGAAACGTCTGGTTTTAGGTTTGTATTTATGTTCTCCAGCTTTCTGAAAGGCCTGAGAGATCCCAGGTCCTCCCGCCTTCCCCCACCACACACAAAGGCACTCCAGTTCAAGGATGAAAAGTCCCACTCAGGAAGGACAGCCCTCCTCGAGGAGGTGGAAGCTCCAGCAGGGAGGTGGGCGTGGAAGTAACGGAACAGGGAGCTGGACAGACCCCACCCCCTCCTGGGGCACAGGGTCAAGGGTGAGTTTGAATTGCTGCTCCCTCTACTTTCTCTACCTGTGATTCTTCTCTGGATCGATTCTGAGAGTGCGTTTTCCAGAAGCCACGTGATGCGGGGTGGCTTCCTGGAGCTGAGGCGGAGATGCTgaacttgagctcacctcctaaCTCAGGTGGGAAACTTCCTGGAACTTTGCCCCCAGGTGTGCAGGGGGAGGGCAACCCTGGCACTCCCTAGGGGGTGCTGCAGAGGCCAGATTAGGGACCCCATGGGTTCCTGCACATACCCTCAAAGGAAAGCTACACTGCCCCGTGGGTCCAAACTCAGAAAGGGGGTGGGAGGCTCTGACAGGAGCCCTCCTCCCCCTACTAGTATTTAAGATGGATCGGCCTCAGAGATGAGTCCTGCAGCcttgaattttgtttaaaaaaatcatcgtAGGTTTCTCTCTTTTGTAATAAACAATGCTGCAAAAGCAGAGAACCTATTTATGCTCTTGTCTTGCATTTATTGAGAGGCTGTTTTTCATGCCTTTACTCTTTTTTACTTTGTGTTCAAACGATTCCTTTCAAGCACCAGGAAGGCTCCCCAGGTGTAAATATGTAATACCTGGGTCACTAACGTCACCACCAAGCCATCTTTAGCATCTGGAGATGAAGAGAGTAAAGGAGGGAGCTAGCTACACCTCAGCAAGAGAGGCTGTCAGGGGCTCCGAGAGGATGGAGTAGACCTTTGGTGACcaatccccaaatctcagtggtttgGTTTGGGATCTAGATTCAAATTCTGGTTCCCcccttagtagctgtgtgatttgggggaaCATAACAAAAAAcacctcctctgagcctcagtttcctcttctgtaaaagggGCTGTAATAATACCTATTTCACAGGGTGTGGTCCGTATTAAGTGGCCCGTAAGTAGTCCTATAGTAGGCGCCCGGTGAATATCGgattccttccccttcctttatGAAGCAACTCCATCATAGCCCACAGCTACCGTTTAAGGACAAGGAGAGAGCTTACTCCCTATGCTGTTAGGTCCAGACCCAGGAGCTGAGAACTGGGGAAAATGGGCCAAATCTCTGGAGCTCATGGTGGGAACAGAGAGAGACCAAGGTGGCAACTAAACAATGTGATTCTGTGGCTTCCAGGTCAGCTCCTCACAGGCTACTGGGCCACCCCAGGGAGGTACTCAGGAAATTTACCAAAACAAACAGACCTGTACAAGGGTGCCTTTGTTAGGTGGCCTCACCCAGGCCAGAGGGAGCTCTGAGGATGAGTGTGGGAGACCAGGGGCCGGAGGGAGGGAAGGCGGGCTCAGGTGTGCTGCTTTCCCCAAAGCCTCTTCccttatccctccccaccccatggaACTTTCTAGGGTCCCATCGATCACTCAGTCCATAAAGCCTCCCATGGAGGAGCTGACTTTCCCAGGGCTGCAGCTCTGCCTAGGGTTAGCAGCTGACACTCACAGCGGGCTTCTAACAGGCCAGGCGCTGTGACAAGTCCTCCACGAGGGTCCTCCTTTAACTCTCTCATCACAGGTGCTGTCATTATCGCTGTTTTCCAGTTTTCCAGGTGCATTAGCTGAGGCTTACAGAGGTCAAGTCACTAGCCCTAGGTCAGGGCTTGCAGTGGCCTAGCTGGGACGGAGGCCAGAGCTGTACACATGACTGCTGCACCACACAGGCCCTTCCACACTTGATTTTTATCTGCTTAgggaagggaaactgaggctcagaacaaGGAAAGGAGCACAGTCACCCTCTGCAGAAGGGGAGGTGGGGTTATGTCTGGGCCTCGGGATCCTGGAAGGTGAGCACCATCCAATGGGGCTGCCCAGACTCTGGAACCAGGGAGGGAAAGTCAACCAGCTTCAAAGGTGAGTGTCCCCTGTGACCCCAGACCATAGGGACCTGCCACTTCAGCCATCCTAAGGTTCCCTGAGGCAAGGCCGGGGGGTGAGGTTGGGCCCTGGGCCACTGACCTGTGGTTCTATCTCACGCTGGCGACGCATGCACCACCACCCCTCTTAGGTGAGAGAGTCTGCGGGCCCCCCTGCCCCATGCTTACCACCCCACTCCACGGCCCAAGGTGATGTCTGCGGAATCTTCCAAGGGAACTCCACATATATCCCTAAGCTGGGGGATGgatgcatgggggtgggggggaggtacTAAAAGCCAAAGGGAGATCTGGCTGCCCAGGGAGTCAGAGCCAAGGCGGCTGCAAGTTTTCACGAGGccggggcaggaggaggaggaagcaagGATGCAAATATGTGCGGGAGGCGGGAGAGGCTACGGGTTATCGACCACAGTTTCACTGGGACAAGACCCAGGGgtggaaagggggaaagggggaggcagggagggccgACCAGAACTGGCCTGCGCCGCCCAGGAGGGGCCAACCCCGGGCTTCGGGCTCCCCCTGCTGGACGCCCAACCTCCCAGAGGGGAGAAGCCAGTTGGGAGGAGTTGCTTAATTCCCCAACTCCCCTCAATCCTGGGGGGCGCGGATGAGACCGGGCTAGATTGAACATTAATATCACGCGTGGCTGACGAGCTTTTATTATAGACTTGGCACAGTGACTGTcagacagaggagaggaaaggaacagCTGAGACCAGGCCCAAAGCAGGGGGGACACAGCCCCCAACAATGCAAACAGGACACAGTAGGGAAGGGCACCCCAGCACCCTCTCCTGCAGGTGGCCACAGGATTACTGTGTGCCTTCCTGCACCCAGGCTTAACGGGGGCCAACACCCAGAGGGCCAACACCCAGAGGGCCACCCTTGGAGGAGGCAGTCAGTAACAGACACGGAAGCACACGCCCATGCAATGGAATGAAGCAGCTTACAGAGTAGCAAGCTCAAGGCCAATGTGTACAAATAGTCAGTTCTCTGATCCTGGCTTAGTCACAGCAAACATTTGCCCAGCCTGGCTCCTCTCCGCAGCCTGTAGGCCACTCATCCAGGTTGTCCCTGGTCACCAGACTTGGGCTCGAGGAAAGCAAATACTACAGCTCAGCACAGGCCTCGGCCAAGGGTGACTGAAGAATCCAATTGTGAGTGTGGGAGGCGGTTGGTTTAGAAGTGGAGGCTAGTGCATTGGGTTGCCTGGGAGTGGGGGTGGTCT
Above is a genomic segment from Mesoplodon densirostris isolate mMesDen1 chromosome 18, mMesDen1 primary haplotype, whole genome shotgun sequence containing:
- the PRR15L gene encoding proline-rich protein 15-like protein; this translates as MTEVGWWKLTFLRKKKSTPKVLYEIPDTYTQTESGAEPPGPDGGGPNGHFNARLEKIVDKSTKGKHVNVSNSGRFKEKKKVRATLAENPNLFDDREGKGQ